The Armatimonadota bacterium region CTGGAAGCCCAGTTGCTCGCGTTTGCGCCTCCGCAGGTCGTCCGGCAGGAGAGTGAAGAAGTCCACGTCCACGCCGTCGTACACTGTTTTCACCTTCTGAGCAGGCACCGAAAAGAGACGTATCACATCGCTGGCGGTAGCGCGGCTACAGGCAATAATGGCATCTGCCTCCATAATGCTCTTCACCATCATCCGGTACAACCAGCGTGCGAGCTGTCGGCTCAAGGAGTGGCGATAGATGTTCTCCGTCACCAGCGGGATCAGGTCGTGGCAGGTGACAACCTTGCGGTTCGCTGGCGTGACCGGCACCAGAAAGGACTCACTGTGGTCCACCACGTGCAGCACGTTGCAGCGAGGCAGGCGTGTCGCCAGACGTTGCAGGTGTCGTTGCGTTGCGAGCACATACAGGACGTGGATAGCTGCCGGTGGCAAGCGCCATCGGAGGATCCCGGGAGGATGCCTGCTGACATATCGGATGTCAGAGGGTACAGGCAGGTAGCGATGCATTGCCTGTGTGACGCGATTCATGCTGGGTGCACTGTGTGGATGTGCTCGCAAAAGCGTGACGTGCATAGTGTCGAATCTTTTCGCCACCTCACCATCGAATCACTTCAGGGATCACCCTAGAGAATCCTGTGCGTTTTACCGATGATAAAAACAGCAAACAAGCGCAACAAAGAGCGAAAAATGAACGGAGAAAAGCAAAAAAGGAACAAGGAAGCAATAAACCCTGAGGTCATGAGTGTGCGAGAGCTTGCGGATTATTTGCGGCTATCTGTGCATACAGTCTACCGGCTTGCTGAGCAAGGCAAACTGCCCGGGCGGAAAGTGGGTAAGCACTGGCGTTTTCATCGGGACGTGATTGTTGCCTGGCTGGCAACGTACCGCGAGGAGGATGCGCTGTTCGGGGCTTCCTGTGGAGGTATGGATGAATGAATTTCAGGGGAAGTAGAAACCAGCCGGATAGCGGCGACAGCAGGGCTTCTCTCTCACCGCGTCTGGCGTCCCTGCCCCGGCCCACAGCGAAAGCTATAGAGCAACTACTGGATACGATGCTTGTCGCGGTGAGGGGAGACACAGGGGCGATCTGGGTGGAGTACGAGCGCTCGGTGTACACGCTCGCTGTGCGTCAGATGACCATCCAGAAAATTCATCTGTTGCAACAAATGATCAAAACAGTGGGGCAATCTCTGCCGATAGTCGTCCAGTGTCAGGAACAGACCTATGCGGTCGTCTACGCCGGTTACCCCCTGCTCCGGGTCTATATCGCAGTGAAGGTAGAGAAAATCGGTTCTCTCCATCACCGTCTCATGCCCCGCTTCGCGCGCCTAGCGCAAACTGTACTACAGGCGAGCAGCTCACCCATCGGCACACCAGCGGAGGACCCCGCCTACCAGGCGTATCGGGTTATCGTGGAGAAGTCTTTGAGGAGGCTCTGCGAGTTGATGCAGGCGACGGGATGTGCCCTGTTGTGGTTCTCTCCCTGGAGCAGCTCCTGGCATCGGTTTACGGTAGGTAGCGTACCGAGCCGGCTGTACCAGCAGCTCTGGGAAATGCCTTCACCAGGAGATGGGCTAGATGCATGGGTCAGAGATATGCAGAACCTCATCCAGAGTCGTGGCCACTACTGCATTGCTGATGAGATGACCGTTCGCGACGTGGTGAAGGGATGTGTCTTCCTGTGGCGCGAAGAGCCACAGGGTGATTTTAGCGCCGATGAAGCAGAGTGGCTGAGAGTGACGGTGCAGATGATAGGGGCTTCTCTGGATGTTCTGGAAACGCAGTCGGAACTGCTGCAAAGGGTGTACCAGGACCCGCTGACCGGTCTGTTCAATCGTCTTTATTTCGAGGTTGCCTATCGGCAGATTCTCCACGGCGCGCAAAGACATCCTCGCCCGGTATCTTTGTTGCTTATGGACATCGATCGTTTCAAGCGCATCAACGATACTTACGGACATGAGACCGGTGATATGGTGCTTCAGGTGGTGGGGCAAGTGCTTCAGCAGGTGCGTGCGGGCGACGTTCCCGCGCGCTACGGTGGCGACGAGTTTGTGATTTTGCTGCCCGATACCGACAAAACAGGGGCGCGGATACTGGCGCAGCGCCTGCAACACGCCTTGAGGCAGGCTATGGGGCAGCTGGGCTTGCCCTTCGAGGTCACGCTCAGCATCGGATGTGCGACTGTGAACAACGGTGACACCAGTTTGCTTCTGCTGGCGGACCAGGACATGTATGAGCAGAAGCGAAGCGGAAAGGCAGCCGTAGGATAGTCTCCCAACCTTCTCCCTGTCTGTTGACACCTCGTGTGGAGTAAGGTAAACTGATTCCCGTAAGGAAATCCCTCAAAGAAGGAGAACGTACGTGCGTTTGCTAGAGTCCGTTCGCTCGCCCGCAGATTTGCGCTCTTTGAGCCGAGAGCAGCTCCAGCAGCTCGCGGCGGAAATCCGGGAAACCATTATTGAAACCCTCTCCCGCACCGGTGGACACCTGGCGTCTAATCTGGGAACGGTGGAGTTGACCATCGCCCTGCACAGTGTGTGGCAGATGCCTGAAGACAAGATTATCTGGGATACCGGGCATCA contains the following coding sequences:
- a CDS encoding mannosyltransferase, encoding MNRVTQAMHRYLPVPSDIRYVSRHPPGILRWRLPPAAIHVLYVLATQRHLQRLATRLPRCNVLHVVDHSESFLVPVTPANRKVVTCHDLIPLVTENIYRHSLSRQLARWLYRMMVKSIMEADAIIACSRATASDVIRLFSVPAQKVKTVYDGVDVDFFTLLPDDLRRRKREQLGFQPHEIVILHVGSNAPYKNTPAVLRTVAHLHHSGYPVRWVKAGQPLSRSYQRLIRELDIADCLQVEADCDDLRLRDLYQSCDVLLFPSWREGFGLPVLESLACGTPAVIADTPALNEWAGTVCASAPPNDAQMMAEKVLLSAEQSRSFTARAHLREFALQFDWRIIARQIAEAYVQE